One Leptospira wolbachii serovar Codice str. CDC genomic region harbors:
- a CDS encoding pseudouridine synthase — MRINAFLAKLGLGSRRKVEELVLAGRIKVNGSTITDLSFQVEDTDSISFDGKSVQMEEESLKRPKIIAFNKPPGYLTSHEDKFHENTIFSLLPEAFQKYNYAGRLDLDSRGLLLLSIDGDFIQKVTHPRNKIDKEYIISLKQPVAWKPIADEFMLGVREGGETLRALAVKPAGVVPEKTPPGFTSYLSIILKEGKKRQIRRMCKAKEMVVLDLYRIRIGKLDLRDFVLEEGKYKVVTEEQVLGKPAS; from the coding sequence ATGAGGATCAACGCATTTCTAGCCAAATTAGGTCTCGGTTCCCGTCGGAAAGTTGAAGAATTGGTCCTCGCAGGCCGAATCAAAGTCAACGGAAGTACCATAACAGATCTTTCCTTTCAAGTCGAAGATACCGATTCCATCAGTTTTGATGGAAAATCGGTACAAATGGAAGAGGAGTCTTTGAAACGGCCGAAAATTATCGCCTTCAACAAACCTCCCGGTTATTTAACTTCGCACGAAGACAAGTTCCATGAGAATACCATCTTCTCACTTCTACCGGAAGCCTTTCAAAAATACAATTATGCTGGGCGCTTGGACTTAGATTCCCGGGGACTTTTGCTTTTGTCTATAGATGGGGACTTTATCCAAAAGGTCACACACCCGCGAAACAAAATTGATAAAGAGTATATCATCAGTTTAAAACAACCTGTTGCATGGAAACCCATTGCCGATGAATTTATGTTAGGTGTACGGGAGGGGGGAGAAACTCTCCGTGCTCTTGCCGTAAAACCAGCAGGTGTAGTTCCAGAAAAAACTCCTCCAGGTTTTACAAGTTATCTCAGTATTATTTTAAAAGAAGGGAAAAAACGCCAAATCCGCAGAATGTGTAAGGCAAAGGAAATGGTAGTGCTTGATCTTTATCGGATTCGGATTGGAAAGTTGGATTTGAGAGACTTTGTTTTGGAAGAAGGAAAATACAAAGTGGTGACTGAAGAGCAGGTTCTCGGAAAACCGGCTTCTTAA
- the lipA gene encoding lipoyl synthase, protein MNPLKKKPRSKNISPRIHLPEWMKVRVSFPTEGDALSLVREEVESKKLHTVCESASCPNLNHCWNRRTATYMLSGDICTRRCQYCDVAFGKPNALDLDEPERVARSVAELELRHVVLTAVNRDDLKDGGAAHFAETITKIKSYRPECSIEVLIPDFKAKEDSLQILYASKPNIINHNIETVERLFPTITPQKNYKRSLTVLSHIAKHGFLTKSGLILGLGEKEEDVKQCLEDLFANGVRMLTIGQYLQPGPTHYPVQEFIKPETFQYWKEYAYKTGFKTVASGPLVRSSYHADEYFSDEATD, encoded by the coding sequence ATGAATCCGTTAAAAAAGAAACCTCGCTCTAAAAATATCAGCCCCAGGATCCACCTTCCCGAGTGGATGAAAGTGCGAGTGAGTTTTCCGACAGAGGGGGATGCCCTAAGTCTGGTTCGGGAAGAGGTGGAATCGAAAAAACTTCATACTGTTTGTGAGTCTGCTAGCTGCCCTAACCTCAACCATTGTTGGAATCGGCGCACAGCAACCTATATGCTTTCTGGAGACATTTGTACAAGACGATGCCAGTACTGTGACGTGGCTTTCGGAAAACCGAACGCTTTGGATTTAGATGAACCAGAACGAGTGGCAAGGTCTGTGGCGGAACTTGAACTTCGGCATGTGGTTCTTACCGCTGTCAATCGGGATGATTTAAAAGATGGGGGAGCTGCCCACTTTGCTGAAACCATTACTAAAATCAAATCTTACCGTCCAGAATGTTCGATAGAAGTGCTCATCCCAGATTTTAAAGCCAAAGAAGATTCTTTACAGATCCTCTACGCCTCAAAACCCAATATCATCAACCATAACATTGAAACCGTGGAACGATTGTTTCCCACAATCACTCCTCAGAAGAACTACAAACGTTCGCTTACAGTTCTTTCGCATATTGCAAAACATGGTTTCCTAACGAAAAGTGGGCTTATCCTCGGACTTGGAGAGAAGGAAGAGGATGTAAAACAATGTTTAGAGGACCTGTTCGCAAACGGAGTTCGGATGCTGACCATTGGCCAATACTTACAGCCTGGACCCACCCATTATCCGGTTCAGGAATTTATCAAACCAGAAACTTTCCAATATTGGAAAGAGTATGCTTACAAAACGGGATTCAAAACCGTAGCCTCGGGACCCTTGGTTCGCTCCTCTTACCATGCTGATGAATATTTTTCAGACGAAGCAACCGATTAG
- a CDS encoding lipoprotein LipL45, whose translation MKASKLTIMGLALLFTGLTVCKKPDAEVSEAPKKAADLSAVVVFAVGDSKIQHADQTEEKAHLGALLKSGDNVVTGDNGKVDIQFADGSSIRISPKSAIDFAKLSQDNSGTTDTQIALVSGKVFAKVNKAKKEDNFTVVTPTAIAGVRGTSFIVEAAEGKPAKVKVVEGAVAFAPRVPALEKLSSEEISGNADLKKLQESLAKAEVILEKDQASTQSAKSADLAKSSSDIKSLDLTKAFKTSEKEKLVVESAKLTKNEEQEIKTIVTVDKQTAQEIVKLSESAQTEKLDELKKQEIDAKRQVIEQDVAKRQEEEKKKFEDSLANQPKEFKSKKDIVNYYERIEKIVLVDGKTVIGAIINQENGQLIVHTENGVKRIDMDNVEEVIYDLQQKSKF comes from the coding sequence ATGAAAGCATCGAAACTAACCATAATGGGCCTAGCGCTTCTTTTTACTGGTCTTACAGTTTGTAAGAAACCAGACGCAGAAGTGTCCGAAGCACCTAAAAAAGCAGCAGATTTATCTGCGGTAGTCGTATTTGCGGTAGGAGATTCAAAAATCCAACACGCAGACCAAACAGAAGAAAAAGCGCATCTTGGTGCCCTTCTGAAATCCGGGGATAATGTAGTCACAGGCGACAATGGAAAAGTAGACATCCAATTTGCGGATGGATCGAGCATTCGTATCTCTCCTAAGTCCGCTATTGACTTTGCAAAACTCTCTCAAGACAATTCAGGAACTACAGACACTCAAATTGCTCTAGTTTCAGGAAAAGTATTTGCGAAAGTCAACAAAGCTAAGAAAGAAGACAACTTTACTGTCGTAACACCAACTGCGATTGCGGGTGTGCGAGGAACGTCTTTTATCGTAGAAGCTGCAGAAGGAAAACCTGCGAAAGTGAAAGTAGTTGAAGGTGCGGTTGCATTTGCTCCACGCGTTCCTGCTTTAGAAAAACTTTCTTCAGAAGAAATTTCTGGAAATGCTGACTTGAAAAAACTCCAAGAGTCTCTTGCAAAAGCAGAAGTTATCTTAGAGAAAGACCAAGCATCCACTCAATCAGCAAAATCTGCTGACCTTGCGAAGTCTTCTTCTGACATCAAATCTTTGGATTTGACAAAAGCCTTCAAAACTTCTGAGAAAGAAAAACTCGTTGTTGAAAGTGCTAAACTTACTAAAAACGAAGAGCAAGAAATCAAAACTATCGTGACAGTGGACAAACAAACTGCACAAGAAATTGTAAAACTTAGCGAATCAGCTCAAACTGAAAAGTTAGATGAGTTGAAAAAACAAGAAATTGATGCTAAGAGACAAGTGATTGAACAAGACGTTGCGAAACGCCAAGAAGAAGAGAAGAAAAAATTCGAAGACTCTTTGGCTAACCAACCAAAAGAATTCAAATCTAAAAAAGACATCGTAAACTACTACGAAAGAATTGAAAAAATCGTATTAGTCGATGGTAAAACAGTAATTGGAGCGATCATCAACCAAGAAAACGGACAGTTGATTGTTCACACTGAAAATGGTGTTAAGAGAATTGATATGGACAATGTAGAAGAAGTCATTTACGACCTTCAACAGAAATCTAAATTCTAA
- a CDS encoding radical SAM protein: MAETSTLNQRPASSIQLLEEMERLYKDLPMEAIVKQDILRQGIHFLPESFLVKDPYKSKDYFIFSFDHIPLADLKDGADTKAPEEIKISGGHFGLLKTVISTRNNPNSPYKMKSKEGIPTLFLEEIEIGSAEYPPIPSWYRHKTKSGKLPGEVAPVIEWGYLLYLTVFRNCQYFGKDEECAYCDINHNYRQQKGAGRPYTGVKDVEDILEVLSWVDAEDQIAKVYTLTGGSVLTNLKKKSEVDFYLQYPEAIEAKFPKRWMGKLVAQAFEKEDCQKFKDAGIQIYHPNYEVWDKALFEKICPGKSSWIGYENWIRRVVDSAEVFGPENVIPNFVGGVELSEPWGFKTVAEAITSTKQGLDFFMSKGIVPRFTAWCPEPYTTLGQQAGPPLVYFCELLRAWKETFEQYKLPTPPGYGEPGPGKAVFSVSAFMDVIGYSGRN, from the coding sequence ATGGCTGAAACCTCTACACTGAACCAAAGACCTGCCTCCTCCATCCAACTTTTGGAAGAAATGGAGAGATTGTATAAAGACCTACCCATGGAAGCCATCGTCAAACAAGACATTCTAAGGCAGGGCATTCATTTTTTACCTGAGTCCTTCTTAGTTAAAGATCCCTATAAATCCAAAGACTATTTTATCTTTTCCTTTGACCATATCCCTCTCGCTGATCTAAAAGACGGGGCAGATACCAAAGCTCCTGAGGAAATCAAAATCTCAGGGGGTCACTTCGGCCTTTTGAAAACAGTGATCTCCACAAGAAACAACCCTAACTCTCCGTACAAAATGAAATCAAAGGAGGGGATCCCTACTTTGTTTTTAGAAGAAATTGAGATTGGTAGTGCCGAGTATCCACCCATTCCATCTTGGTACAGACACAAAACCAAGTCAGGAAAATTACCTGGAGAAGTCGCACCAGTCATCGAATGGGGTTATCTTTTGTATCTCACTGTCTTTCGTAACTGCCAGTACTTTGGCAAAGACGAAGAATGTGCTTATTGCGATATCAATCATAATTACCGCCAACAAAAAGGTGCCGGTAGACCTTATACGGGAGTGAAGGACGTGGAAGACATCCTGGAAGTTCTGTCTTGGGTGGATGCGGAAGACCAAATCGCAAAAGTATACACCCTCACGGGCGGATCCGTTCTTACAAATTTAAAGAAAAAATCCGAAGTGGATTTTTACCTCCAATACCCAGAAGCCATTGAAGCTAAGTTTCCCAAACGTTGGATGGGAAAACTAGTAGCCCAAGCCTTTGAAAAAGAAGACTGCCAAAAGTTCAAAGATGCGGGAATCCAAATCTACCATCCTAACTATGAAGTTTGGGATAAGGCTCTGTTTGAAAAAATTTGTCCTGGAAAATCCAGTTGGATTGGTTACGAAAATTGGATTCGCCGAGTCGTAGATTCTGCAGAAGTATTTGGTCCAGAAAATGTCATCCCGAACTTTGTGGGTGGAGTGGAATTATCTGAACCTTGGGGATTTAAAACCGTAGCAGAAGCCATAACTTCCACAAAACAAGGTTTAGATTTCTTTATGTCCAAAGGGATAGTTCCTAGGTTTACCGCTTGGTGCCCAGAACCTTATACCACCCTTGGCCAACAAGCAGGGCCCCCTCTTGTGTATTTTTGTGAGCTTCTACGTGCTTGGAAAGAAACCTTTGAACAGTACAAGTTGCCCACTCCTCCAGGATATGGGGAACCAGGTCCAGGAAAGGCAGTATTTTCTGTTTCTGCTTTTATGGATGTGATAGGATATTCTGGACGAAATTAG
- a CDS encoding PP2C family protein-serine/threonine phosphatase — MRKQILLTGVFSLLLFTFTCLNPEQEEPNRFRQGVLDISDLTFNENTIVDLHGEWELYFGDFHYPPFHGEKRLTGYLAIPNSWQDEEFGGEELPRTGHVTLRAFIHISKQTIGQELRVYIPDIASSYRFFANGVLIGGQGKPGINQFDDTPRIKSKYYTLIPDKEVIELVFHIANYDNNFGGFWAIPSLGNKNALDREKMLSIARELFLLGALVLIGLYHCGLYFYKRKESSIFYFAIFCFLLGIRLAFTGERYILELFPNFHWPTAFRIEFASYYFAVPTFLLFIYSLFPEESNRKYVRYVLIASSVFAFTLFLPISVFTILLYGFQALSFFTIGYVIHINLKAVFNKRPNSKLFFLGLLILAFSVAFDILRHSVNNRGIGLTPYALLCFIFIQSLILSSRIANAFLRAEELAESLKISNESLLAVTENLEQIVSERTYQLNSSLNRIKKDLLLAKKIQQKILPEDGIKFEHLKIHLYFQPQDEVGGDFYDIFELDNGTVRFFVADATGHGIQAALYTMAIKSEYEAIKRFITKTDDLMNHLNQKIQNKFSGLKIVFSGFLLDIDTKTKTIYYSSAGHPNQIFQSGDKQTVLDRTGNIIGLKKDQPYTQKQFQMAMGDRILLFTDGMLEQKNEAREEFGMERIQKILTDYQEKESERVLAELVIQLFLFQRKEEQEDDQTMVLIEWEKTS, encoded by the coding sequence ATGCGAAAACAAATCCTACTAACGGGAGTTTTTTCTCTCCTGCTTTTCACGTTTACTTGTCTGAACCCTGAACAGGAAGAACCAAATCGGTTCCGCCAAGGGGTTTTGGACATCAGTGACCTTACGTTCAATGAGAACACCATAGTGGACTTACATGGGGAATGGGAATTGTACTTTGGGGATTTCCATTACCCACCCTTTCATGGGGAAAAAAGACTCACGGGATATTTAGCCATCCCCAATTCTTGGCAAGATGAAGAATTTGGTGGGGAAGAACTGCCAAGGACAGGACATGTCACCTTACGAGCGTTCATTCATATCAGCAAACAAACCATAGGTCAAGAATTAAGAGTTTATATTCCGGATATTGCTTCTTCTTATCGATTTTTTGCTAATGGAGTTCTCATTGGTGGGCAGGGAAAACCGGGAATCAATCAATTTGATGATACACCCAGAATCAAATCCAAATACTATACTCTCATCCCTGATAAGGAAGTGATAGAACTTGTATTTCATATCGCAAACTATGATAATAACTTTGGTGGATTTTGGGCCATTCCGAGTTTAGGAAATAAAAATGCTTTGGACAGAGAGAAGATGCTTTCCATTGCCCGAGAACTTTTTCTATTAGGAGCCCTTGTTCTTATTGGTTTGTATCATTGTGGATTGTATTTTTACAAACGAAAAGAATCGTCGATCTTCTACTTTGCCATCTTTTGTTTTTTGCTTGGGATTCGTTTGGCCTTTACAGGTGAAAGATACATCTTAGAACTATTTCCTAATTTTCATTGGCCGACTGCATTTCGCATTGAGTTTGCTTCCTATTATTTTGCTGTTCCCACATTTTTATTATTTATCTATTCTCTTTTTCCAGAAGAATCCAATCGCAAGTATGTTCGTTATGTACTGATTGCCAGTTCAGTCTTTGCATTTACACTTTTTTTACCAATTTCCGTCTTTACCATTTTGTTGTATGGGTTTCAAGCTTTATCCTTTTTTACAATTGGGTATGTCATTCATATCAATCTAAAGGCAGTTTTCAACAAACGACCGAATTCCAAATTATTTTTTTTAGGTCTTTTGATTTTAGCATTTTCTGTTGCGTTTGATATTTTGCGACACAGCGTAAATAATAGAGGAATTGGTCTTACTCCTTATGCCCTACTCTGTTTTATTTTTATCCAGTCGCTTATCCTCTCCAGTCGGATTGCCAATGCTTTTTTAAGAGCTGAAGAATTAGCGGAAAGTTTAAAGATTAGTAATGAATCTCTATTGGCAGTGACAGAAAATTTGGAACAAATTGTTTCAGAAAGAACCTACCAATTGAATTCCTCTTTAAATCGAATCAAAAAGGACCTCCTCCTTGCCAAAAAAATCCAACAAAAGATCCTTCCAGAAGATGGAATCAAATTCGAACATTTAAAAATCCATTTGTACTTCCAGCCGCAAGACGAAGTAGGCGGAGATTTTTATGATATCTTTGAATTGGATAATGGAACGGTTCGTTTTTTTGTCGCAGATGCCACAGGGCATGGAATCCAAGCGGCACTTTACACAATGGCAATCAAATCAGAATATGAAGCCATCAAACGTTTCATTACCAAAACGGATGATTTGATGAACCATCTCAACCAAAAGATTCAGAACAAATTCTCTGGATTAAAAATTGTTTTTTCTGGATTTTTATTAGATATAGATACCAAAACAAAAACTATCTATTACTCGTCAGCGGGTCACCCAAACCAAATTTTCCAATCAGGTGACAAACAAACCGTTTTAGATCGTACGGGAAATATCATTGGACTAAAAAAGGACCAACCCTATACACAAAAACAATTCCAAATGGCAATGGGAGATAGAATTCTTCTTTTTACCGACGGAATGTTGGAACAGAAAAATGAGGCAAGAGAAGAGTTTGGAATGGAAAGAATCCAAAAGATTCTCACTGATTACCAAGAAAAGGAATCGGAGAGAGTGCTTGCCGAGCTGGTCATCCAACTGTTTCTCTTTCAAAGGAAAGAAGAACAAGAGGATGACCAAACGATGGTTCTTATCGAATGGGAGAAAACTTCTTAA
- a CDS encoding aminotransferase-like domain-containing protein has protein sequence MKTEMPTIFSAKRTSFVRTSVIREILKLTVENSDMLSFAGGLPNPHLLPKDILSSVMESVVKDHSATALQYGDSSGYQALRTQIAEKLTDVYWISPDSISVTHGSQQGLDILGKMFMDSDTNVLLEDPVYLGALQAFSPYQPNFFSVPMEPDGPNFYLLEEILSQNKIHIFYANPSYQNPSTYTWSLEKRKRIASILDEKEVILIEDEAYRYLDFDGKVYPSVSSFRKRIDLTFVLGSFSKILSPGFRLGWVVVPEVYRSLFTAIKQGNDLNSNQFSQVVVSKLLERIDWKEHLRSIQTFYSEKQKILVSLLKEYIPEAKFSLPEGGMFLWVEYPKVSQKELMAGCLTNGVAMVPGSEFSPESKFSANFRMNFSFLGKEEMEEGVRRIAKVYRDINT, from the coding sequence ATGAAAACGGAAATGCCAACTATTTTTTCAGCTAAACGAACTTCTTTTGTTCGGACTTCTGTTATTCGTGAAATTTTGAAGTTAACGGTAGAAAATTCGGATATGCTTTCCTTTGCAGGAGGTCTTCCAAATCCGCATCTACTTCCGAAAGATATTTTAAGTTCCGTTATGGAGTCTGTGGTAAAAGACCATTCTGCTACTGCCCTCCAGTATGGGGATTCTTCCGGATACCAGGCACTCCGAACTCAAATTGCAGAAAAACTAACTGATGTTTATTGGATATCTCCTGATTCTATTTCAGTTACCCATGGATCCCAACAAGGCTTGGACATTTTAGGAAAGATGTTTATGGATTCGGATACTAATGTTTTATTGGAAGACCCAGTATATCTCGGCGCATTACAGGCATTTTCTCCCTACCAACCCAATTTTTTTAGTGTACCAATGGAACCAGACGGTCCCAATTTTTACTTGCTGGAAGAAATCTTATCACAAAACAAAATCCATATTTTTTATGCAAACCCTTCTTACCAAAATCCATCAACTTATACTTGGTCTTTGGAAAAGAGAAAACGGATCGCCTCAATTTTGGATGAAAAAGAAGTGATTCTCATTGAAGATGAGGCCTATCGATATTTGGACTTTGATGGAAAAGTATATCCATCAGTCAGTTCATTTCGTAAGAGGATTGATCTAACGTTTGTTTTGGGAAGTTTTTCGAAAATTCTATCTCCTGGATTTAGATTGGGTTGGGTCGTAGTTCCAGAAGTTTATCGCTCTTTGTTCACTGCCATCAAACAAGGAAATGATTTGAATTCCAATCAATTCTCTCAAGTGGTTGTCTCGAAACTTTTGGAAAGAATCGACTGGAAGGAACACCTTCGTTCCATCCAAACCTTCTATTCAGAGAAACAAAAAATCTTGGTTTCTTTACTGAAGGAATATATTCCTGAAGCAAAGTTTTCTCTTCCAGAAGGTGGGATGTTTCTCTGGGTGGAATATCCCAAAGTTTCACAAAAAGAATTGATGGCGGGTTGTCTAACCAATGGTGTTGCCATGGTTCCGGGTAGTGAATTTTCTCCTGAGAGCAAGTTCTCCGCAAACTTTCGGATGAACTTTAGTTTTCTTGGAAAAGAAGAAATGGAAGAGGGAGTGAGACGAATCGCAAAAGTCTATCGAGACATAAATACGTGA
- a CDS encoding aminotransferase-like domain-containing protein, with amino-acid sequence MTKYKQLAADLKNEIQLGYYSEKERIPSLREIQNLKSCSLTTAKEAYRILEEEGYIFVVPQSGYFVHPNISSVISGPQNEFYPAVEADDRIQQIMRTVMDPKLISFGAAIPSDFYLPLGGLVSSFKKALKHKEIFSYGDLQGNSELREWISKRTSIQGYRVNAEQLQITNGCTEAITFSLLSTTEPGDTVMVPSPIYVGLFQILETLKLKVVEIPYRKDVGISSDEYEKLIKRHKPKVFLFSANFNNPNGILMSETSKQSLAKISHKYGIHLVEDDIYGDLYFTGVRPKPLVSYFSEEPTGPKSFLCSSFSKTIAPGLRIGWVASKNGIRDLSKRTRAYKISENNPTQLAVIQFLKLQTYERHLKFLRIEYKKLTEEYTKLLSFYSEGILKIQKPDGGFVLWIKSPLDGDKLLNESKKIGMAIAPGSLFGLSKHWDSYFRLNVSVGFSPKIREKLLQFSKLFLKKRKT; translated from the coding sequence ATGACAAAATACAAACAACTTGCCGCAGACTTAAAAAATGAAATCCAGTTGGGATATTATTCAGAAAAAGAAAGAATTCCCTCTCTTCGAGAAATTCAAAATTTAAAATCATGTAGTCTCACCACAGCCAAGGAAGCCTATCGGATATTAGAAGAAGAAGGGTATATTTTTGTTGTACCTCAATCGGGATACTTTGTCCACCCAAACATAAGCTCAGTCATTTCTGGACCTCAAAATGAATTTTATCCCGCAGTGGAGGCAGATGACAGAATCCAACAAATTATGCGGACAGTGATGGATCCAAAACTTATCTCTTTCGGTGCGGCCATTCCTTCTGATTTTTACCTTCCCTTAGGGGGCCTTGTATCCTCTTTTAAAAAAGCTCTTAAACACAAAGAAATATTTTCTTACGGAGACTTACAAGGAAACTCAGAACTTCGTGAATGGATTAGCAAACGCACATCCATCCAAGGATACAGAGTGAACGCGGAACAATTACAAATCACAAACGGATGTACGGAAGCCATCACATTTTCCTTACTTTCGACAACAGAACCAGGTGATACAGTGATGGTTCCCTCACCTATCTATGTTGGGTTATTTCAAATTTTAGAAACACTCAAACTAAAAGTCGTAGAAATTCCATACAGAAAGGATGTAGGCATATCATCCGATGAATATGAAAAACTGATCAAACGCCATAAACCAAAAGTATTTTTATTTTCAGCTAACTTTAATAATCCGAACGGAATTTTGATGAGTGAAACGTCCAAACAAAGTTTAGCAAAAATTTCTCATAAATATGGAATTCATTTAGTAGAAGATGATATTTATGGGGATTTGTATTTTACTGGAGTAAGGCCAAAACCTCTAGTGAGTTATTTTTCAGAAGAACCAACAGGCCCTAAATCTTTTCTATGTTCTTCGTTTTCCAAAACCATTGCCCCAGGACTTCGCATCGGTTGGGTGGCCTCGAAAAATGGAATCCGAGACTTAAGCAAAAGAACAAGAGCTTATAAAATATCCGAAAACAACCCGACACAGTTGGCGGTGATTCAATTTCTAAAACTACAAACCTATGAAAGACATCTCAAATTCCTACGTATAGAATACAAAAAACTCACCGAGGAGTATACAAAACTTCTTTCTTTTTATAGTGAAGGAATTCTGAAAATTCAAAAGCCGGATGGAGGATTTGTTTTATGGATCAAATCACCGTTAGATGGTGATAAATTACTAAATGAATCCAAAAAAATAGGAATGGCCATAGCTCCGGGCTCTCTTTTTGGTCTTTCCAAACATTGGGATAGTTATTTCAGGCTGAATGTATCGGTTGGATTTTCACCGAAAATCAGAGAGAAACTTTTACAGTTCTCCAAGTTGTTCTTAAAAAAAAGGAAAACCTAA
- a CDS encoding alpha/beta fold hydrolase, with protein sequence MKTHLKPFTAAILSALLFVHCASTLHKTGISLERYRSDLETKSILVENLNWKYTEKTGEKETLVVVHGFGGDKDHWTRFSRYLPEGIRVIAPDLPGFGESDKPEGIVYTQEAQADRLYQFTEKLGLTQFHLAGNSMGGGIAGIFAAKYPEKVKSLILFDNAGVKSPTPSEMQKIEMSGKESPLLLSSPEDFDRLIAFTFVKPPYLPGFLKTYFAKKSFANRDWNASILKQIRSEGYFLEAKLEKIKSPTLVIWGKEDKVIHYTVMDVLKKKMKRTPDTVLLENMGHAPMIEDPPLSAKLVQDWIFNLQTPKK encoded by the coding sequence ATGAAGACCCATCTGAAACCGTTCACCGCCGCCATTCTATCAGCACTCCTCTTCGTCCATTGTGCCTCAACACTCCACAAAACAGGGATTAGTCTGGAGAGATACAGGTCCGACTTAGAAACCAAATCCATTTTGGTAGAAAACTTAAACTGGAAGTATACGGAAAAAACCGGTGAAAAAGAAACTCTCGTCGTGGTACATGGATTTGGTGGAGATAAGGACCACTGGACGCGATTTTCAAGATACCTCCCGGAAGGAATCCGAGTCATCGCCCCCGATTTGCCTGGTTTTGGAGAATCAGACAAACCAGAAGGAATTGTCTACACCCAAGAAGCCCAGGCGGATCGGCTCTACCAATTCACTGAAAAATTGGGGCTTACCCAATTTCACTTAGCTGGGAACTCCATGGGTGGTGGAATCGCAGGAATTTTTGCGGCTAAATATCCAGAGAAAGTAAAATCTCTAATTCTCTTTGACAATGCAGGCGTCAAAAGCCCCACACCAAGTGAAATGCAAAAAATCGAGATGTCAGGGAAAGAAAGCCCCCTCTTACTCTCAAGTCCCGAAGACTTTGATAGACTCATCGCATTTACCTTTGTGAAGCCACCCTATCTTCCTGGTTTTTTAAAAACTTATTTTGCAAAAAAATCCTTTGCCAATAGAGACTGGAACGCCTCCATCCTAAAACAAATCCGTAGCGAAGGTTATTTTCTAGAAGCCAAATTAGAAAAAATTAAGTCTCCCACCCTTGTGATTTGGGGAAAAGAAGACAAAGTCATTCATTATACAGTGATGGACGTTTTAAAAAAGAAAATGAAAAGAACACCAGATACAGTCCTTTTGGAAAATATGGGACATGCTCCGATGATTGAAGACCCTCCCTTGTCCGCCAAACTAGTACAAGACTGGATTTTCAACCTACAAACGCCCAAAAAATAA
- the coaE gene encoding dephospho-CoA kinase (Dephospho-CoA kinase (CoaE) performs the final step in coenzyme A biosynthesis.), with translation MRLKHNNKTLIGITGSIGSGKSTVLAMFGELGAKTISSDTIARSFTEPNSPVIKELVSIFGEAIIDANGAPFRAKIAELAFSDKAKLNALNELLHPLVRKSFLEFLNSQNEGSIIAWEVPLLFETDAHTLCDFTVTVSVKPEVAWERVMGRGGMDQEDFKKRNLSQMDLEKKKSLSDFIVTNDNQREELKEQIAIIYSEIKKRIQK, from the coding sequence GTGCGCCTAAAACATAACAACAAAACATTGATAGGAATTACTGGATCCATTGGGTCTGGGAAGTCCACTGTACTTGCTATGTTTGGCGAGTTGGGTGCTAAAACCATAAGCTCCGATACTATTGCTCGCAGTTTCACAGAGCCTAATAGCCCGGTCATAAAAGAATTAGTTTCTATATTCGGCGAAGCCATCATAGATGCAAACGGAGCTCCCTTCAGGGCTAAAATTGCAGAATTAGCCTTCTCCGACAAAGCAAAGCTAAACGCACTAAACGAACTCCTCCACCCATTAGTCCGCAAATCCTTCTTGGAATTTTTAAACTCACAAAACGAAGGAAGTATTATCGCTTGGGAAGTCCCCCTTCTCTTTGAAACAGATGCGCACACTCTATGCGACTTTACAGTCACAGTTTCGGTTAAACCCGAAGTGGCCTGGGAGCGAGTGATGGGACGTGGTGGGATGGATCAGGAAGATTTTAAAAAAAGGAATCTCTCCCAAATGGACTTAGAGAAAAAAAAGTCTCTCTCCGATTTTATCGTAACGAACGATAATCAAAGGGAAGAGTTAAAAGAACAAATCGCTATCATCTATTCAGAAATCAAAAAAAGGATTCAAAAATGA